A stretch of DNA from Catenulispora acidiphila DSM 44928:
GCGGATGCGTCCTCAGGCGTCCAGTCCTGCTTCGCGGCGGTCGAGGTCGGCTTGCAAGCGGCGGCGCATGCCGTCAGAGATCTGCTCTTGCGCGGACAGTCGGCGCAGCTCTTCGGATTGCACGCTGAGGACGTCCCGTCGCAGCGCAGCTAAGTCGTCCAGGAGTCCGGCGTCGGTCTGGGGGTCCAGGCGCTCGGCGTAGCGCTGCCGGAGTCGTTCGACCGCCACTGCGTTCACTGCGCCGACTGCTGCGAGCTCGTCTAGATATGCCACTGCGGCCTCGTTCATTGCTGCCAGTGCTGCCTGCTCCTTGGCTGCGGCATGCTCTGTGGCGACGGCCAGGCCCGAGGTTTTCACCATGCCGGCCAGACTCAGGCCCTGCACGGTCAGCGTGGCCGCTACCACCGCCGTGGTCAGTACGAGCACCAGTCCCCGGCCTGGCAGCGGTGTGCCGTCGGCGGCGACCAGGGGGATCGACAGCGCTGCGGCCAGCGGCATCACGCCCCGGGTTCCGGACCAGGTCACCACGCGGACCAGCGGCCAGGTCGGGTACCGGCGGGTCGGGCCGGCCCAGGCCGTCGTCGGCCATACCCACAGCATCCTGATTCCGATCAGTGCCGCTGCCAGCACTGCCGCCTGCCCCGGCCACCAGGAGTTCCCCGGTCCCAGATCCCGTACCAGTGTCGGCAACTCCAGGCCGATCAGCGCGAACACCACGGATTCCAGCCCGAAGACCACCACGGCGTACACGGTCTGCACATGCAGCCGGGTGCGGGCATCGGAGACCCGGTGTCCGAGGCTTCCGGCCGCGACCCCGGCCACCACCACCGCCGTCACCCCCGACACGTCGACCGACTCGGCCAGCAGGTACGCGGCGTAGGGGGCGACCAGGGCGATCACCGTGTCCAGCACCGGATCGGTGGTGCGCGTACGCACCAGCGCCACCGACGCGGCCAGCGCCAGACCCACCGCGATACCGCCACCGGCCAGGAGCAGGAAGCGTCCCGCCGCCCCGGCGAGGCTCACCGACCC
This window harbors:
- a CDS encoding Na+/H+ antiporter, which codes for MSRIEVWLMVHAVGIVVMLVVLGTAVATFAGRWGIPAPSLLVLAGIVVALVPGVPAIHVAPDVIALVVLPPLLYASAEEISARDLRRVWVPVTVLALGLVLATAAVIASLALALTALSGAMAFVLGAVLASTDPVAVTALGRRLSLPARIQVLVQSESLFNDATSLVLFKVAVAAVVAGGSVSLAGAAGRFLLLAGGGIAVGLALAASVALVRTRTTDPVLDTVIALVAPYAAYLLAESVDVSGVTAVVVAGVAAGSLGHRVSDARTRLHVQTVYAVVVFGLESVVFALIGLELPTLVRDLGPGNSWWPGQAAVLAAALIGIRMLWVWPTTAWAGPTRRYPTWPLVRVVTWSGTRGVMPLAAALSIPLVAADGTPLPGRGLVLVLTTAVVAATLTVQGLSLAGMVKTSGLAVATEHAAAKEQAALAAMNEAAVAYLDELAAVGAVNAVAVERLRQRYAERLDPQTDAGLLDDLAALRRDVLSVQSEELRRLSAQEQISDGMRRRLQADLDRREAGLDA